Sequence from the Euzebyales bacterium genome:
CGCAGCGCCTACCTCGCGATCGGTGCGCGGGGCATGGCGCGGGTGGACCTGTTCTATGCGGGCGGCGAGGTGCTGCTCAACGAGATCAACACCATCCCCGGCTTCACCGCGGCGTCGATGTTCCCGTACGTGTGGGAACGGCAGGGGCTCGGCACCCCGCAGCTGGTCGAGCGGCTCCTCGAGCTCGCGTTCGAGGCGGCCGACTCCGAGGCCCGCTTCTCACCCTGACGGGAAGCACCTCGGCATCCGGGTGCTCAGAGGCTGACCACCGGGCAGGTCAGCGTGCGGTCGATACCGTCGATCGCCTGGATCCGTGCGACGACCAACCGGCCCAGCTCGTTGATGTCGCTCGCGCATGCACGCACGATCACGTCGTAGGGCCCGGTGACGTCGTCACTCGACTCGACGCCGGGCAGGGCGCGGATCG
This genomic interval carries:
- a CDS encoding Lrp/AsnC ligand binding domain-containing protein, with the protein product MITAYILVLTQVGRSADVAKAIRALPGVESSDDVTGPYDVIVRACASDINELGRLVVARIQAIDGIDRTLTCPVVSL